The following are encoded in a window of Roseimaritima ulvae genomic DNA:
- a CDS encoding ATP-binding response regulator, whose product MSTILLVEDSPTQAMEIRLMLEERGHQVSLVTDGTAAMEALQKSLPEVVVTDLEMPGMSGLELVEAMQAQFPQIPAILITAQGSEALAVQALRRGAAAYVPKNMLGMLLNTTIRDVLGVLRADQSYAQLVDSLTFNRFVFRLPSEPFLIAPLVDLVVQMVSGMSLLNSNELIRFSNALDHAIQNGMLYGNLELNAEQVATFRDAFGDGIEPEFIVERRSDSAYCDRRLEIDIQVSETEIRCTLRDEGIGFNAKLINADVESAIQNEDGHGIGLITSFMDQVSVDESQHQLLMVKHCTRQVLV is encoded by the coding sequence ATGTCGACCATTTTGCTTGTCGAAGACAGTCCCACACAAGCGATGGAAATTCGCTTGATGCTGGAAGAACGCGGTCATCAGGTGTCACTGGTGACCGACGGCACCGCAGCCATGGAAGCGTTACAGAAGTCGCTCCCGGAGGTGGTGGTGACGGATCTAGAAATGCCCGGCATGTCGGGATTGGAGCTGGTCGAAGCGATGCAGGCCCAGTTTCCGCAGATCCCGGCAATTTTGATCACCGCGCAAGGCAGTGAGGCTTTGGCCGTCCAGGCGTTGCGTCGTGGCGCGGCTGCCTACGTGCCCAAGAACATGCTCGGAATGTTGCTCAACACCACCATCCGTGACGTCCTTGGGGTGCTTCGCGCGGACCAAAGTTATGCTCAGTTGGTTGATTCGCTGACCTTCAATCGGTTTGTCTTTCGCCTGCCCAGCGAACCGTTTCTGATCGCGCCGCTGGTCGATTTGGTGGTGCAAATGGTTTCGGGCATGAGTCTGTTGAATAGCAACGAACTGATTCGCTTCAGCAATGCCTTGGATCACGCGATCCAAAACGGGATGTTGTACGGCAACTTGGAATTGAACGCCGAACAGGTCGCCACCTTCCGCGATGCGTTTGGCGATGGTATCGAACCTGAATTCATCGTCGAACGTCGCAGTGACTCGGCGTATTGTGACCGTCGCTTGGAAATCGATATCCAGGTTTCCGAAACTGAAATCCGCTGCACGCTCCGCGATGAAGGCATTGGGTTTAACGCCAAGTTAATCAATGCGGATGTGGAATCGGCGATTCAGAATGAAGACGGGCACGGGATTGGCCTGATCACCAGTTTCATGGACCAGGTCAGCGTCGACGAATCGCAACATCAACTGTTGATGGTCAAACACTGTACGCGTCAGGTCCTGGTGTAA
- a CDS encoding response regulator, translated as MLLEHLEQPVWIASADASRLLYINPPCRRLLGAAADAVDSGTPWWRQWVPVHEQSQMQRAIDRCRVDEPLTVRLTQGSGSDAATLDLTLIRDPSGELAAIVQPSANIMPRNWSHPGTFRNLLDSLPLALVVKNLRGERIFVNRFYLDLHKIRADAVLGKTDFQLFPADIAEQFTADDRFVIDNEQVVQSTEQLPLNDGRMRWIERIKGPARDVEGNIIGVQLLFWDVTERKRIEAELDEERYLLHSLLDNLPDAIYFKDRESRFRRVSMGMAKKFGWASPSDAIGKTDADVFTSEHADQAREDELRIMETRIPIVARIEKETWPDRDDTWCSSTKLPLCDGKGQVVGTFGMSRDITDLKRIEFQLREARDAADAANAAKSQFLANMSHEIRTPMNGILGMAELLTKTSLDQRQADYVGLIQQSGQSLLRLLNDILDFSKIEAGHLELEVTPFSLSESVARAMQMLAVRAETQGIDLACRIHPGLPPVVEGDPTRLRQVIVNLAGNAIKFTEQGEVVVQVEPIEPPSSAEEWGAASGTDSADTPGTGNASEVRTLWIRVSVRDTGIGIAADKLETIFQAFTQADASTTRRFGGTGLGLAISARLVQLMDGQLAVESEPGVGTTFQFTLPLRIGDARQAPLDLQTAIQDLAQLPVLVVDDESTNRRVLIELLEYWEMKPTAVNSAQQAMELLCQAAERGEPFRLGLFDMMMPDTDGLMLTEQVRRNPLLKELPVIMLSSMAHGADLERCRRAGISHYLLKPFVHSELLNAILTELDAGPAKPPTEEPPPMPQGNLRILLVEDGVVNQRVATELLGLRGHRVTLAENGREAVEMWHPNRFDLVLMDLQMPEMDGFEATRAIRQREQQSNVRTPIIAMTARVMPDDRRLCVEAGMDGYIAKPVDPDKLDDVLAGYHSPATESIAEPAVATEPADDGHRDDDAAAPTQPLEDGGETVLDLQPMLKRFGGRQAVVLQLADVFFEECPVLLEQLHAAIRDQDGELLHRAAHTLKGTSDLFGGQQLQRLCASMEATNQQQAWTQLAIEVQAIEAAAKRLLGALRQETEGLR; from the coding sequence ATGCTGTTGGAGCACCTGGAGCAACCGGTTTGGATCGCCTCGGCAGATGCGTCGAGACTGCTGTACATCAATCCTCCCTGCCGCAGGTTGCTGGGGGCTGCCGCCGATGCGGTTGATAGCGGTACGCCCTGGTGGCGGCAGTGGGTGCCGGTGCATGAACAGTCGCAGATGCAGCGAGCGATCGATCGTTGTCGAGTGGACGAGCCGCTGACGGTGCGGCTAACCCAGGGCAGCGGCAGTGACGCGGCGACCTTGGATCTGACGCTGATCCGAGATCCCAGCGGGGAACTGGCAGCGATCGTCCAGCCCTCGGCCAACATCATGCCCCGCAACTGGTCGCATCCCGGAACTTTTCGCAACTTGCTGGACAGCCTGCCCTTGGCATTGGTGGTCAAGAACCTCCGCGGCGAACGCATCTTCGTCAACCGTTTCTATCTGGATCTGCACAAGATTCGCGCCGATGCGGTACTCGGCAAAACCGATTTTCAACTCTTCCCTGCGGATATCGCCGAACAGTTCACCGCCGACGATCGTTTTGTGATCGACAACGAACAGGTGGTGCAGAGCACCGAGCAGTTGCCCTTGAACGACGGGCGGATGCGTTGGATTGAACGCATCAAAGGGCCGGCTCGCGATGTAGAAGGCAATATTATCGGCGTGCAATTGCTGTTCTGGGACGTCACCGAACGCAAACGGATCGAAGCTGAACTGGACGAAGAACGTTATCTGTTGCATTCGCTGCTCGACAATCTGCCCGATGCGATTTATTTCAAAGACCGAGAGAGTCGCTTTCGCCGGGTCAGCATGGGGATGGCCAAAAAGTTCGGCTGGGCTTCTCCCAGCGACGCCATCGGAAAAACAGATGCCGATGTGTTCACCTCCGAGCACGCTGACCAGGCGCGGGAGGATGAACTGCGGATCATGGAAACCCGGATCCCGATCGTGGCCCGCATTGAGAAAGAAACCTGGCCGGACCGCGACGACACCTGGTGCTCGTCCACCAAGCTGCCACTGTGCGATGGCAAAGGCCAAGTCGTCGGGACGTTTGGGATGTCACGCGACATCACCGATCTGAAACGGATCGAATTTCAGCTCCGCGAAGCCCGGGATGCGGCTGATGCCGCCAACGCCGCCAAAAGTCAGTTTTTGGCTAATATGAGCCACGAAATACGTACCCCCATGAACGGCATTCTGGGGATGGCGGAACTGCTGACCAAAACCTCGCTGGACCAACGCCAAGCCGACTATGTGGGGCTGATTCAACAATCCGGTCAATCGCTGCTGCGGCTGCTGAACGATATTTTGGACTTCTCCAAAATCGAAGCCGGGCATTTGGAGTTGGAGGTCACTCCCTTTTCGCTCTCCGAATCCGTGGCCCGAGCGATGCAGATGCTGGCCGTTCGCGCCGAAACGCAAGGCATCGATCTGGCCTGCCGCATCCATCCCGGGTTGCCGCCGGTGGTGGAAGGCGATCCCACTCGCCTGCGACAGGTGATCGTGAACCTGGCCGGCAACGCGATCAAATTTACCGAACAAGGCGAAGTTGTCGTGCAGGTCGAACCCATCGAGCCGCCGTCCTCCGCGGAGGAATGGGGCGCGGCGTCTGGAACCGACTCGGCCGATACGCCCGGCACGGGAAACGCGTCCGAGGTGCGCACGCTGTGGATTCGGGTGTCGGTCCGCGATACCGGTATTGGCATCGCCGCCGACAAATTGGAGACCATCTTTCAAGCCTTTACGCAAGCCGACGCGTCGACCACGCGACGATTTGGCGGCACCGGATTGGGACTGGCGATATCGGCCAGGTTGGTGCAGTTGATGGACGGCCAGCTAGCGGTGGAAAGCGAACCCGGTGTGGGCACCACGTTTCAGTTCACGTTGCCGCTGCGGATCGGTGACGCCCGACAAGCTCCGCTGGATCTGCAAACCGCCATCCAGGATCTGGCCCAGCTGCCCGTGTTGGTCGTCGACGACGAATCGACCAATCGCCGCGTGCTGATTGAATTGTTGGAGTACTGGGAAATGAAACCCACGGCAGTCAACAGTGCCCAGCAAGCGATGGAGTTGCTGTGCCAGGCGGCCGAACGCGGCGAACCGTTTCGCTTGGGACTGTTTGACATGATGATGCCCGACACCGACGGGCTGATGCTGACCGAACAGGTGCGGCGCAATCCGTTGCTCAAAGAGTTGCCCGTGATCATGTTGTCCTCGATGGCTCACGGCGCGGACCTCGAACGCTGTCGTCGCGCGGGGATCTCGCATTATCTGCTGAAACCCTTCGTGCATTCCGAACTGTTGAATGCGATTCTGACAGAGTTGGATGCCGGGCCCGCTAAGCCGCCGACCGAGGAACCGCCGCCCATGCCGCAAGGGAACCTGCGGATTCTGCTGGTCGAAGATGGCGTGGTCAACCAACGCGTGGCCACCGAACTGTTGGGGCTGCGAGGACATCGAGTGACCTTGGCGGAGAACGGGCGGGAAGCTGTTGAGATGTGGCACCCCAATCGCTTTGATCTGGTGTTGATGGATTTGCAGATGCCGGAAATGGACGGCTTCGAAGCCACCCGGGCGATTCGGCAGCGAGAACAGCAAAGCAATGTCCGTACGCCAATCATCGCCATGACCGCCCGGGTCATGCCGGACGATCGCCGGTTGTGCGTCGAAGCCGGCATGGATGGCTACATCGCCAAACCGGTCGATCCCGACAAACTGGATGACGTCCTGGCCGGATACCATTCGCCCGCTACCGAGTCCATTGCCGAGCCCGCTGTCGCCACGGAGCCGGCGGACGATGGTCATCGCGACGACGACGCAGCGGCTCCGACGCAACCACTGGAGGACGGTGGCGAAACCGTGCTCGACCTGCAGCCGATGCTAAAACGCTTCGGCGGTCGCCAAGCGGTAGTGCTGCAACTGGCCGACGTGTTTTTTGAAGAGTGCCCCGTGTTACTGGAACAACTGCACGCGGCGATCCGTGACCAAGACGGTGAGTTGCTGCACCGCGCCGCCCATACGCTTAAGGGCACCTCGGATCTGTTTGGCGGCCAACAGTTGCAGCGGTTGTGCGCCAGCATGGAAGCCACCAATCAGCAACAGGCGTGGACGCAGTTGGCCATCGAAGTGCAGGCCATCGAAGCGGCGGCCAAGCGTCTGTTGGGGGCCTTGCGTCAGGAAACCGAGGGGCTGCGATAA
- a CDS encoding DUF1559 domain-containing protein: MIASELNVSKKRHGFTLVELLVVIAIIGVLVGLLLPAVQAAREAARRTQCVNNLKQLGLAMHNFHDTYGEFPKNYTKVGDSAWHATSANFHILPYVEQNNLYDQGQSRLMDPSLTPADRWNFFYGTVFNTPVPGFVCPSSPAAPARGTHPNGWDGPGVNYGWSTGSRTETVWAGKNFNGMISYADGLRMADVTDGLSNTLLASELLSGSGATGSSGRYPYDFFYSSNAPFSAVVDKDYPTQAELNAIGIAARDSATGVRSNNGTIWGWYAAAQSTLTTSATPNWEYPTTGGDCCPGGAHDWGVGIVPPRSMHPGGVNGVLGDGSVRFLTETVQLRTFQNLGNRRDGQPLGEL; the protein is encoded by the coding sequence ATGATTGCATCTGAGCTGAACGTATCGAAAAAGCGACACGGTTTCACCTTGGTGGAACTGTTGGTCGTGATTGCCATTATCGGTGTTTTGGTAGGTCTGTTATTGCCTGCCGTCCAGGCGGCTCGCGAAGCGGCCCGTCGGACACAATGTGTTAACAATCTGAAACAGTTAGGATTGGCGATGCATAACTTCCATGACACCTACGGCGAATTTCCCAAAAATTATACGAAGGTGGGAGACAGCGCCTGGCATGCGACGAGTGCCAACTTCCATATTTTGCCCTATGTCGAGCAGAATAATTTGTATGACCAAGGGCAAAGTCGGTTGATGGACCCGTCCCTGACGCCTGCCGATCGCTGGAACTTCTTCTACGGGACCGTGTTCAACACGCCGGTTCCCGGCTTCGTTTGTCCCTCGTCGCCGGCCGCCCCAGCGCGTGGAACGCATCCCAATGGCTGGGATGGTCCCGGCGTCAATTATGGTTGGAGCACCGGTAGCCGCACCGAAACGGTTTGGGCCGGCAAGAACTTTAACGGCATGATCTCCTACGCCGACGGCCTGCGGATGGCCGATGTGACCGACGGTCTTTCGAATACGTTGCTGGCGTCGGAGTTGTTGTCCGGCTCCGGTGCAACCGGTTCATCGGGGCGTTACCCCTACGATTTCTTCTATTCCAGCAACGCACCTTTTAGTGCGGTGGTCGACAAAGATTATCCCACCCAGGCGGAACTCAACGCGATTGGAATCGCGGCAAGAGACAGCGCTACAGGCGTTCGCTCCAACAACGGTACGATCTGGGGTTGGTACGCCGCGGCACAGTCCACGCTGACCACCTCCGCCACCCCGAACTGGGAATACCCCACAACCGGTGGAGATTGTTGTCCCGGTGGTGCCCATGACTGGGGTGTTGGCATCGTGCCGCCGCGCAGCATGCATCCTGGTGGAGTGAACGGCGTGCTGGGCGACGGCTCCGTACGGTTCCTCACCGAGACGGTGCAGTTGCGAACCTTCCAAAACCTCGGCAACCGCCGCGATGGTCAACCTTTGGGCGAACTGTAG
- the purQ gene encoding phosphoribosylformylglycinamidine synthase I, producing the protein MAAPRVLILRAPGTNCDEETAYAFQLAGAETERVHVNRLIENPALAARYQILCVPGGFSYGDDIAAGRILAGRMQRHLASMLQDFCGESENRLMLGICNGMQVLMRLGVLANGLPEENAATLTWNEHGRFEDRWVHLRVDPQTECVFLRDIQQMYLPMAHAEGRFVTASEEVRQQLQQQGRLALRYCDAAGQFGDQPSAFPVNPNGSEADVAGVCDATGRVFGLMPHPERHIDPTHHPYWTRRETQPASGEGLKMFQNAVEYFA; encoded by the coding sequence ATGGCAGCCCCCCGCGTATTGATTCTCCGGGCCCCCGGTACTAACTGCGACGAAGAAACGGCTTACGCTTTCCAGCTGGCCGGTGCTGAAACCGAACGGGTGCACGTCAATCGGTTGATCGAAAACCCGGCCCTGGCTGCCCGCTACCAGATCCTCTGCGTTCCCGGCGGCTTCAGCTATGGCGACGACATCGCGGCGGGACGCATTTTGGCCGGCCGGATGCAACGGCATCTGGCCAGCATGCTTCAGGATTTCTGCGGGGAGAGCGAAAACCGCTTGATGTTGGGCATCTGTAACGGCATGCAGGTGCTGATGCGGTTGGGCGTGTTGGCCAATGGCTTGCCGGAGGAAAACGCCGCCACGTTGACCTGGAACGAGCACGGGCGTTTCGAAGACCGCTGGGTCCACCTCCGCGTTGATCCGCAAACCGAGTGTGTGTTTCTACGAGATATCCAGCAGATGTACCTGCCGATGGCCCACGCCGAAGGTCGCTTTGTGACCGCCAGTGAAGAGGTTCGTCAACAGTTGCAGCAGCAAGGTCGGTTGGCGCTGCGGTACTGCGATGCGGCCGGTCAATTTGGCGACCAGCCCTCGGCCTTTCCGGTAAACCCCAATGGCAGCGAAGCCGATGTGGCGGGCGTCTGTGACGCCACGGGCCGCGTGTTTGGTTTAATGCCGCATCCCGAACGGCATATCGACCCCACGCATCATCCCTATTGGACGCGTCGAGAGACGCAGCCTGCTAGCGGCGAGGGCTTAAAAATGTTCCAGAATGCTGTGGAATATTTCGCTTAA
- a CDS encoding DUF1559 domain-containing protein, which translates to MRRAFTLVELLVVIAIVAMLVGLLLPAVQSARESARRTSCRSHLKQIGLAIQNYEASHSVLPFGWDTHGTLWSALLLPYIEGHALHDSLTFAESGPGSWAAAGPNEDAAGTVLEVYRCPSMSQPLHLNSSFIRARVPTSYRGNGGTQVTSDDTSTIVVPGTRSFEMRDQNGIFYACSRVRLSAVRDGLSNTVFVGESHTDNHFLKDGQSMDYWYLGSPQIDPCRCDGGTGGTEFSETAASFYPRMNLRFHDPTAHGRLMELAYGSYHRGGATFVLGDGAVRFIADTIDLETYRALGSRSGAESFILD; encoded by the coding sequence ATGCGTAGGGCATTTACGCTGGTGGAGTTGTTGGTGGTGATCGCCATTGTGGCGATGTTGGTGGGGCTGCTTCTTCCGGCGGTACAGTCCGCCCGCGAATCCGCTCGGCGGACTTCTTGCCGCAGCCATCTAAAGCAGATCGGGCTGGCGATTCAGAACTATGAAGCCAGCCACAGCGTGCTGCCTTTTGGTTGGGATACCCATGGCACTTTGTGGAGCGCCCTGTTGCTGCCCTACATCGAAGGCCATGCCCTACACGATTCACTTACGTTCGCCGAATCGGGACCGGGAAGTTGGGCCGCGGCCGGACCCAACGAAGACGCCGCCGGCACGGTGCTGGAGGTTTACCGCTGTCCCAGTATGTCCCAGCCCTTGCATCTAAACAGCAGCTTCATTCGCGCTCGCGTACCGACCAGCTACCGCGGCAACGGCGGCACGCAGGTGACCTCCGACGATACCAGCACGATTGTGGTGCCCGGCACACGATCTTTCGAAATGCGTGATCAGAATGGCATCTTCTACGCTTGCAGCCGCGTTCGCCTGAGTGCCGTCCGCGACGGTTTGTCCAATACCGTGTTTGTCGGCGAGTCCCACACGGACAACCATTTTCTCAAGGATGGTCAGTCGATGGATTATTGGTACCTGGGCTCGCCCCAGATCGATCCCTGTCGCTGTGATGGCGGCACCGGGGGGACCGAATTTTCGGAAACCGCGGCCAGCTTTTATCCACGCATGAACTTGCGATTTCACGACCCCACAGCTCACGGCCGGCTGATGGAATTGGCCTACGGCAGCTACCACCGTGGAGGCGCGACGTTTGTGCTGGGCGATGGAGCCGTCCGCTTTATCGCCGACACGATCGATCTGGAAACCTATCGCGCGTTGGGCTCTCGAAGCGGAGCGGAATCTTTTATCCTGGATTAA
- a CDS encoding carboxypeptidase-like regulatory domain-containing protein produces the protein MIRAPHLITWALCCTTLAGGCAMAPSADYSDVGLLHVGGQVTLDNQPLENATVRFESPDATYSYAVTDARGNYTLMFDSIQPGVTPGKKVVRITSLPTAESNGAEIEELEDADAPAAATQSERVPARYNQASELQVDVTESDRNVDFHLTSDA, from the coding sequence ATGATTCGGGCACCTCATCTCATCACTTGGGCGCTATGCTGCACCACGCTGGCCGGCGGCTGTGCCATGGCGCCCTCGGCGGACTACAGCGACGTGGGACTGTTACACGTCGGCGGGCAGGTCACACTGGATAACCAACCGCTGGAGAATGCCACCGTGCGATTTGAAAGCCCCGATGCGACGTACAGTTACGCCGTCACCGATGCCCGGGGCAATTACACATTGATGTTCGATTCGATCCAGCCCGGAGTCACTCCAGGTAAAAAAGTGGTGCGGATCACCAGCCTGCCGACGGCGGAATCCAACGGCGCGGAGATCGAAGAGTTGGAAGATGCCGATGCGCCGGCAGCGGCAACACAGTCTGAACGCGTGCCGGCCCGCTATAACCAGGCGTCTGAGTTACAGGTGGATGTCACCGAGTCGGATCGAAACGTAGATTTCCATCTGACGTCGGACGCCTAA
- a CDS encoding dihydroorotase — protein MPQSILFKHASVVFPTEVATANVLVEDGKIIDVDAAETTQCDQTIDARGKFLMPGVIDDQVHFRDPGLTHKEDLATASHACAAGGVTTFLEMPNTKPPAITVEGVRQKEALAADKSLVNYGFYIGATVDNVAELQRAEDVPGIKIFIGSSTGNMLVDEQEALERIFSETTLPICAHCEDESTVRANAARLKDVCDVAVHSQIRDVAAAVTATRRSIDLSLRHQHRFHVLHVSTGEELQYLAGTQPYVTAEVCPHHLFFNVDDYQRLGSLVQMNPSIKTAEDNRRLWQGLMDGQIQVIATDHAPHTLEEKQQPYPASPSGLPAVENSLALMLNQVAEDRCSIVQVAQWMCDAPARVWGIVGKGRIAVGYDADLVLVDMQQQRTIRDEQQHTKSRWSPWHGTTLTGWPVATWVGGRCVFDEHGFDERVRGSKPRFDHHRGGYWATPDGIGV, from the coding sequence ATGCCCCAGTCGATTTTATTCAAACACGCTTCGGTCGTCTTTCCCACCGAGGTTGCTACCGCCAACGTGCTGGTCGAAGACGGCAAGATCATCGATGTCGATGCGGCGGAAACGACGCAGTGCGATCAGACGATCGACGCCCGGGGGAAGTTTTTAATGCCCGGTGTGATCGACGACCAGGTGCATTTTCGCGATCCCGGTTTGACGCACAAAGAAGACTTGGCGACGGCGTCCCACGCTTGTGCTGCCGGCGGCGTGACCACGTTTTTGGAAATGCCCAACACCAAACCACCAGCGATCACCGTCGAAGGCGTGCGTCAGAAAGAAGCTTTGGCGGCCGACAAGTCTCTGGTCAACTATGGGTTCTACATCGGCGCCACGGTCGACAATGTGGCGGAACTGCAACGGGCCGAAGACGTGCCAGGCATCAAGATCTTCATCGGCAGCAGCACCGGCAATATGTTGGTCGACGAACAGGAGGCCTTGGAGCGTATTTTTAGCGAGACCACGCTGCCGATCTGTGCGCACTGCGAAGACGAATCCACGGTCCGCGCCAATGCGGCACGTTTGAAAGATGTTTGCGATGTGGCGGTGCATTCGCAGATTCGCGACGTGGCGGCGGCCGTCACCGCTACGCGACGTTCGATCGATTTGTCGCTGCGGCATCAACACCGCTTTCATGTGTTGCATGTTAGCACCGGCGAGGAACTGCAGTACCTGGCCGGGACGCAGCCCTACGTGACCGCCGAAGTTTGTCCGCACCATTTGTTTTTTAACGTCGACGACTACCAGCGGCTCGGTTCATTGGTGCAAATGAACCCTTCGATTAAAACTGCCGAGGACAATCGTCGGCTGTGGCAGGGATTGATGGACGGACAGATTCAGGTCATCGCTACCGACCATGCGCCCCACACGCTGGAAGAAAAGCAGCAGCCCTATCCGGCCAGTCCTTCGGGGCTGCCGGCGGTGGAGAACAGTTTGGCGTTGATGTTGAATCAAGTGGCCGAAGACAGGTGCTCGATCGTGCAGGTCGCTCAGTGGATGTGCGACGCACCGGCACGTGTCTGGGGGATCGTCGGCAAAGGCCGAATCGCTGTGGGCTACGACGCCGACCTAGTGCTGGTCGACATGCAGCAGCAGCGGACGATCCGCGACGAGCAGCAGCACACCAAGTCGCGTTGGTCGCCCTGGCACGGGACCACGCTGACCGGATGGCCGGTTGCCACCTGGGTCGGCGGCCGCTGCGTGTTTGACGAGCACGGTTTTGACGAGCGGGTCCGCGGCAGCAAACCTCGCTTCGACCATCACCGCGGCGGCTACTGGGCCACCCCCGACGGCATCGGGGTATAA
- a CDS encoding dienelactone hydrolase family protein → MRFALAVLCGLSGLICASPAAAEIQTKQVIYQDGDVTLEGFVAWNTEHTQAPGILVVHQWMGLTDYEKGRCKQLAELGYVAFALDIYGQGVRPDNRQAAAKTAGIYKSDRELYRRRLNLGLEQLRKQPNVYPQTFAAIGYCFGGTGVLELARSGADIEGVVSFHGGLDSPSPEDGKNIRAKVLLCHGADDPFVPAKDIEAFKAELNAAEVDWQMNIYSGAVHSFTQPMAGNDNSAGAAYNEKADKRSWTAMQAFFNELF, encoded by the coding sequence ATGCGATTTGCGTTAGCCGTTTTGTGCGGACTGAGCGGACTGATTTGTGCTTCTCCCGCCGCTGCGGAAATTCAAACCAAACAGGTGATCTACCAGGATGGTGACGTCACCCTGGAAGGCTTTGTGGCCTGGAACACCGAACACACCCAAGCCCCCGGGATCCTGGTCGTGCATCAATGGATGGGACTGACCGATTACGAGAAAGGTCGCTGTAAACAACTGGCGGAACTGGGCTACGTGGCCTTCGCGCTGGACATCTACGGCCAGGGTGTCCGCCCGGACAACCGGCAAGCCGCCGCCAAGACGGCCGGAATCTACAAGTCGGATCGCGAGCTGTACCGCCGCCGCTTGAACTTGGGTTTGGAACAATTGCGGAAACAACCCAACGTGTACCCCCAAACATTCGCCGCCATCGGGTACTGCTTCGGCGGCACAGGCGTGCTGGAACTGGCCCGCAGCGGAGCCGATATCGAGGGCGTGGTCAGCTTTCACGGAGGCCTGGATTCCCCCAGCCCCGAAGATGGCAAAAACATCCGCGCCAAAGTGTTGCTATGCCACGGAGCCGACGATCCCTTTGTGCCGGCCAAAGACATCGAAGCTTTTAAGGCAGAGCTAAACGCCGCAGAAGTGGATTGGCAAATGAACATCTACTCCGGCGCCGTGCACTCGTTTACCCAGCCCATGGCCGGCAACGACAATTCGGCCGGAGCGGCCTACAACGAGAAAGCCGACAAGCGGTCCTGGACCGCCATGCAAGCCTTCTTCAACGAACTGTTCTAG
- a CDS encoding acyl-CoA desaturase, which produces MSTVLEPKTNKNKPGRRKKPVIEAGKASVTPDSNPASERRQWSRVSWYALIWLGLAHVVVLAAPFTFTWQALVATVVMHWFTGSLGICLGYHRMLTHDGMKTSPWVRYLFAGIGTLAGEGSPLDWVADHRKHHAHSDHDGDPHSPKDGGWWSHMFWLAFHTHTGDRKAYLQRWAPDLLKERGMRILDKLFLPIHVLNGALMTGLGYWLGGPEMAVSFLVWAVFVRLVFVLHATWMVNSLSHIWGYRNYETTDQSRNNWLVAIVAYGEGWHNNHHAYPRMAKHGHQWWEIDVTWMAICTLKKLGLVWDVVDYKNAAEKRARDKAAKAADAA; this is translated from the coding sequence ATGTCGACGGTACTGGAACCCAAAACCAACAAAAACAAGCCGGGACGCCGCAAGAAGCCCGTAATCGAAGCTGGCAAAGCCTCCGTAACGCCCGATAGCAACCCGGCATCCGAGCGACGGCAGTGGAGCCGTGTCAGCTGGTATGCACTGATCTGGCTGGGCTTGGCTCACGTGGTCGTGCTGGCTGCCCCCTTCACGTTCACTTGGCAAGCCCTGGTGGCCACGGTGGTAATGCACTGGTTCACCGGCAGCCTGGGCATCTGCCTCGGCTACCACCGCATGCTGACCCATGACGGCATGAAGACCTCGCCTTGGGTACGTTACCTGTTCGCGGGCATCGGCACCCTGGCGGGCGAAGGCTCGCCGCTGGACTGGGTCGCGGACCACCGCAAACACCACGCTCACAGCGACCACGACGGCGACCCCCACTCGCCCAAAGACGGCGGTTGGTGGAGCCACATGTTCTGGCTGGCCTTTCACACCCACACCGGCGATCGCAAAGCCTACCTGCAACGCTGGGCACCGGACCTGCTGAAAGAACGCGGCATGCGGATCCTGGACAAATTGTTCCTCCCCATCCACGTGCTCAACGGCGCCCTGATGACCGGCCTGGGTTATTGGCTGGGCGGACCCGAAATGGCCGTGTCCTTCCTGGTCTGGGCCGTGTTCGTCCGCCTGGTATTCGTCCTGCACGCCACCTGGATGGTCAACTCGCTCAGTCACATCTGGGGCTACCGCAACTACGAAACCACCGACCAAAGCCGCAACAACTGGTTGGTCGCGATCGTGGCTTACGGCGAAGGCTGGCACAACAACCACCACGCCTATCCGCGGATGGCCAAACACGGTCACCAATGGTGGGAAATCGACGTTACCTGGATGGCGATCTGCACGCTCAAGAAACTGGGCCTGGTGTGGGACGTGGTCGACTACAAAAACGCGGCCGAAAAACGTGCCCGCGACAAGGCTGCCAAAGCCGCCGACGCTGCCTAA